One stretch of Campylobacter sp. CCS1377 DNA includes these proteins:
- a CDS encoding Crp/Fnr family transcriptional regulator, with translation MQDYLKILESISQKEKYLKHNMLFFEGEEAKNFYVLLKGKIRVYKSTMDFKEITLHYFSPISFIAEMPAYKGIKYPASAICEEESEVLKINFEQFKTLCLKDGNFSLIMILSLFEKIKILENQILSNSLSLKIKLARYLIENETKLPFITQRQIATDLNTCNETLSRLLKNFKNLEILQTSKGKVKLIDKEKIAKFAWN, from the coding sequence GTGCAAGATTATTTAAAAATTTTAGAGTCGATCTCTCAAAAAGAAAAATATTTAAAACACAATATGCTGTTTTTTGAAGGCGAAGAGGCTAAGAATTTTTATGTTTTGCTTAAAGGAAAAATTAGAGTTTATAAAAGCACAATGGATTTTAAAGAAATCACTTTGCATTATTTTTCACCCATTAGTTTCATAGCCGAAATGCCAGCATATAAAGGGATAAAATATCCAGCCAGTGCGATTTGCGAAGAGGAAAGTGAGGTTTTAAAAATTAATTTTGAACAATTTAAAACTTTATGTCTTAAAGATGGAAATTTTAGCCTAATAATGATACTTTCTTTATTTGAAAAAATCAAAATACTTGAAAATCAAATTCTATCAAATTCCTTAAGTCTTAAAATAAAACTCGCAAGATATCTTATAGAAAATGAAACCAAACTTCCATTCATCACACAACGCCAAATTGCTACGGATTTAAACACTTGCAATGAAACCCTATCAAGGTTGTTAAAAAATTTTAAAAATTTAGAAATTTTGCAAACTTCAAAAGGTAAAGTTAAGCTTATTGATAAAGAAAAAATAGCAAAATTTGCTTGGAATTAA
- a CDS encoding amino acid ABC transporter permease → MDYLFIEKFSPVFANCAWITIKLACLGILFSFLIGILCVLVSYFKLKLINTICRIYIEFSRNTPLIIQLFFLYFAFPKIGIYMDSFTCAVVGLSFLGGSYIAESLRAGIEAVKKQQFEAGLSLGLSPLQNFRFIILPQALSIAMPSISANIIFLFKETSVVSIVALSDLVYLMTDLNSKYYKTDELLFMLFMSYLIILLPLSLFLSFVEKRFTDA, encoded by the coding sequence ATGGATTATTTATTTATTGAAAAATTCAGCCCTGTTTTTGCTAATTGTGCTTGGATTACCATAAAATTAGCTTGTTTGGGTATACTATTTTCTTTTCTTATTGGAATTTTATGCGTGTTAGTTTCATATTTTAAACTTAAACTTATAAATACAATTTGTAGAATTTATATAGAATTTTCAAGAAATACACCTTTGATTATCCAACTTTTCTTTTTATATTTTGCTTTCCCTAAAATAGGTATTTATATGGATAGCTTTACTTGTGCTGTTGTAGGACTTAGTTTCTTAGGGGGTTCTTATATAGCCGAAAGTCTAAGAGCAGGCATTGAAGCGGTTAAAAAACAGCAATTTGAAGCAGGACTTTCTTTGGGACTTAGTCCTTTGCAAAATTTTCGTTTTATTATCTTGCCGCAAGCATTAAGCATTGCTATGCCAAGTATTAGCGCAAATATTATTTTTTTATTTAAAGAAACTTCGGTTGTAAGTATAGTGGCTTTGAGTGATTTGGTGTATTTAATGACAGATTTAAATAGTAAATATTATAAAACCGATGAACTTTTGTTTATGCTTTTTATGAGCTATTTAATCATTCTTTTGCCTTTATCTTTATTTTTATCTTTTGTGGAAAAAAGGTTTACTGATGCTTGA
- a CDS encoding amino acid ABC transporter permease has protein sequence MLDLIQEIFNYSTIMRLLGGLWLTLEISFISITISILGGLFFGILMSLKKRYIYFLCRFCLEFVRVMPLIVWLFVVYFGLARWLGMDINAFMATVIVFSIWGVFEMMDLVRSALQSIPKHQYESASSLGLSKPNVFIFVIIPQILRRLTPMSMNLFTRMIKSTTFAYFIGVIELFKVAQQIIELHRNEIVAPFLVFGLVFFIYFIICYFITLYSKYLERKWS, from the coding sequence ATGCTTGATTTAATACAAGAAATTTTTAATTACAGCACTATTATGAGACTTTTGGGTGGATTATGGCTGACTTTAGAAATTTCTTTTATTAGCATTACAATTTCTATTTTAGGCGGTTTATTTTTTGGAATTTTAATGAGTCTTAAAAAGCGCTATATTTATTTTTTATGTCGCTTTTGTCTCGAATTTGTGCGCGTGATGCCTTTGATTGTTTGGCTTTTTGTAGTGTATTTTGGTTTGGCAAGATGGCTTGGTATGGATATTAATGCTTTTATGGCAACTGTGATTGTTTTTAGCATTTGGGGTGTGTTTGAGATGATGGATTTGGTAAGATCGGCCTTGCAAAGCATTCCTAAGCATCAATACGAATCTGCTAGTTCGCTAGGGCTTAGCAAGCCAAATGTTTTTATCTTTGTAATCATTCCGCAAATTTTAAGACGCTTAACACCTATGAGCATGAATTTATTTACAAGAATGATTAAAAGCACCACTTTTGCTTATTTTATAGGGGTTATAGAGCTTTTTAAAGTTGCACAGCAAATCATAGAATTGCACCGTAATGAAATTGTTGCACCTTTTTTGGTTTTTGGTTTGGTGTTTTTTATTTATTTTATTATTTGTTATTTTATTACACTTTATTCGAAATATTTAGAGAGAAAATGGAGTTAA
- a CDS encoding amino acid ABC transporter ATP-binding protein, with amino-acid sequence MSILKIEHLHKFYDKNHVLKDINLEVKQKEVVVILGPSGCGKSTLLRCINGLEEIADGAIYIDDKKITKDFKEWTKIRQKVGMVFQSYELFDHLSVEDNILLGPLKVQKRKKEEVLEEAKYWLDRVGLLHKIKAYPKELSGGQKQRIAIVRSLCMNPEIMLFDEVTAALDPEIVREVLDVILNLAKEGMTMLIVTHEMGFARAVADRIVFMDNGVIVEQNTPDVFFTQPQSERARKFLNLFSYHQ; translated from the coding sequence ATGAGTATATTAAAAATCGAACATTTACATAAATTTTACGATAAAAATCATGTTTTAAAAGATATTAATTTAGAAGTGAAGCAAAAAGAGGTGGTTGTGATTTTAGGACCTAGTGGTTGTGGAAAATCTACGCTTTTAAGATGCATTAATGGCTTAGAAGAAATCGCAGATGGAGCTATTTATATTGACGATAAAAAAATCACAAAAGATTTTAAAGAATGGACAAAAATTCGTCAAAAAGTAGGAATGGTTTTTCAATCTTATGAATTGTTTGATCATTTAAGCGTGGAAGATAATATACTTTTAGGTCCATTAAAGGTACAAAAAAGAAAAAAAGAAGAAGTTTTAGAGGAAGCAAAATATTGGCTTGATAGAGTGGGGCTTTTACATAAAATCAAAGCCTATCCTAAAGAATTAAGCGGAGGGCAAAAGCAAAGAATTGCCATAGTAAGAAGCCTTTGTATGAATCCTGAAATCATGCTTTTTGACGAAGTTACTGCAGCACTTGATCCTGAAATTGTCCGTGAGGTTTTGGATGTAATTTTAAATTTAGCAAAAGAGGGTATGACTATGCTAATAGTCACTCATGAAATGGGTTTTGCAAGAGCGGTTGCTGATAGAATTGTCTTTATGGATAATGGAGTTATAGTTGAACAAAATACTCCGGATGTTTTCTTCACTCAGCCCCAAAGCGAAAGAGCAAGGAAGTTTTTAAATTTATTCAGTTATCATCAGTGA